From the genome of Candidatus Tectomicrobia bacterium, one region includes:
- the tuf gene encoding elongation factor Tu (EF-Tu; promotes GTP-dependent binding of aminoacyl-tRNA to the A-site of ribosomes during protein biosynthesis; when the tRNA anticodon matches the mRNA codon, GTP hydrolysis results; the inactive EF-Tu-GDP leaves the ribosome and release of GDP is promoted by elongation factor Ts; many prokaryotes have two copies of the gene encoding EF-Tu): protein MAKAKFERTKPHVNVGTIGHVDHGKTTLTAAITKRLAEKGRAKFVP from the coding sequence ATGGCGAAGGCGAAGTTTGAGCGGACGAAGCCGCACGTGAACGTAGGGACGATCGGGCACGTGGACCATGGGAAGACGACGCTGACGGCGGCGATCACCAAGCGTTTGGCGGAGAAGGGGCGGGCCAAGTTCGTTCCC